One Brachyhypopomus gauderio isolate BG-103 chromosome 15, BGAUD_0.2, whole genome shotgun sequence genomic region harbors:
- the syf2 gene encoding pre-mRNA-splicing factor syf2, which translates to MASGSEVSEAVSVEEPTETLASQKREEKLRKFRDLHFKRHEARKLNHQEVVEEDKRLKLPSNWEAKKARLEYELLVDQKKKDCAARGEDYNRVKLLEISADDADRWERKRKKKNPDPGFSGYAEAHLRQYQRLTKQIKPDMEDYERQREECGEDFHPTSNSLLHGTHVPSRDAIDRMQEDVHKQIEKRSKYSRRRAYNDDADIDYINERNAKFNKKAERFYGKYTAEIKQNLERGTAV; encoded by the exons ATGGCGTCTGGTTCGGAG GTGTCTGAGGCGGTCAGCGTCGAGGAACCCACCGAGACTTTGGCGTCAcagaagagggaggagaagtTGAGAAAATTCAGAGACCTTCATTTCAAAAGG CATGAGGCGCGTAAGCTGAATCaccaggaggtggtggaggaggacaaGAGGCTGAAGCTGCCCTCCAACTGGGAGGCCAAGAAAGCTCGACTTGAGTACGAGCTCCTCGTGgaccagaagaagaag GACTGTGCAGCACGGGGTGAAGACTACAACCGGGTGAAACTACTGGAGATCAGCGCTGATGACGCAGACCgctgggagaggaagaggaagaagaagaacccTGACCCTGGCTTTTCCG GGTACGCTGAGGCCCATCTGAGACAATACCAGAGGCTCACAAAGCAGATCAAGCCGGATATGGAGGACtatgagagacagagggaggagtg TGGAGAGGATTTCCACCCCACATCCAACAGCCTTCTCCATGGGACCCACGTGCCCTCGAGGGACGCCATCGACCGCATGCAGGAGGATGTGCACAAACA AATTGAGAAGCGTTCCAAATACAGTCGTCGCAGGGCGTACAACGACGACGCCGACATCGACTACATCAACGAGCGCAACGCCAAGTTTAACAAGAAGGCAGAGCGCTTCTACGGCAAATACACCGCTGAAATCAAGCAGAACCTGGAGAGAGGGACCGCAGTCTAG